A window of Helicobacter anatolicus contains these coding sequences:
- the crcB gene encoding fluoride efflux transporter CrcB, with amino-acid sequence MAFFLVFCGGGLGSLIRYLISLFLQKYTFFPYATFLVNILGAFLMGMAFYIFVQKGWYLHWKLFFMVGFLGGFTTFSSFGLELFIFLKTLDYQKAFFYLLATNFFVIFFLWCGFVLIKKLLNN; translated from the coding sequence ATGGCATTTTTTTTGGTTTTTTGTGGCGGTGGTTTAGGAAGTTTAATACGTTATCTTATTTCTTTGTTTTTGCAGAAATATACTTTTTTTCCTTATGCAACTTTTTTGGTAAATATTTTAGGAGCATTTTTGATGGGGATGGCATTTTATATTTTTGTGCAAAAAGGATGGTATTTGCATTGGAAGTTGTTTTTTATGGTAGGGTTTTTAGGGGGGTTTACTACCTTTTCTTCTTTTGGACTCGAGTTATTTATTTTTTTAAAAACATTGGATTATCAAAAAGCTTTTTTTTATTTATTAGCAACGAATTTTTTTGTCATATTTTTTTTATGGTGTGGCTTTGTTTTGATTAAAAAATTATTGAATAATTGA
- a CDS encoding peptidylprolyl isomerase codes for MKKKNFQDGVKIMFHNKVISVIAAGMLMAGVSYAKDLANVDGQVITEKDFDILKQQAPNFDFNKLTAEQKSGLINQKINEILIQNAAKKAKLENTKDFKEALENIKQQLLINAWQHSIAEEAKKIAIPESDLKKFYDENPARFIQQEGQARHILVKTKEEAEKIITDLNKAPKSKIEQRFSELANKNTIDPGGQKAQNGGDLGAFQRNQMVPEFGDAVFALAPGTYTKTPVKTDYGYHVIYLIKKGESKKISFADAKAEIENMFKERNFQELAQKKIQELRNNAKITIN; via the coding sequence ATGAAAAAGAAAAATTTTCAAGATGGAGTTAAAATTATGTTTCACAATAAAGTAATTAGTGTAATAGCAGCAGGTATGTTAATGGCAGGCGTATCGTATGCAAAAGATTTGGCAAATGTAGATGGTCAAGTGATTACAGAAAAGGATTTTGATATTTTAAAACAACAGGCACCAAATTTTGATTTCAATAAATTAACAGCCGAGCAAAAAAGTGGATTAATTAATCAAAAGATTAATGAAATTTTAATACAAAATGCTGCCAAAAAAGCAAAGCTTGAGAATACAAAAGATTTTAAAGAAGCTTTAGAAAATATAAAACAACAATTGCTTATTAATGCTTGGCAACATAGTATAGCAGAGGAAGCAAAAAAGATTGCAATTCCAGAAAGTGATTTAAAAAAATTTTATGATGAGAATCCCGCAAGATTTATTCAACAAGAGGGGCAGGCAAGACATATTTTAGTAAAAACTAAAGAAGAAGCAGAAAAAATTATTACTGACCTTAATAAGGCACCAAAGTCAAAAATTGAGCAGAGATTTTCTGAACTTGCAAATAAAAATACTATTGATCCAGGTGGTCAAAAGGCTCAAAATGGTGGAGATTTAGGCGCCTTTCAGAGAAATCAAATGGTACCAGAGTTTGGAGATGCCGTTTTTGCTCTTGCACCAGGAACATATACTAAAACACCTGTAAAAACAGATTATGGCTATCATGTAATTTATTTGATTAAAAAAGGTGAATCTAAAAAAATTTCTTTTGCAGATGCAAAGGCTGAAATTGAAAATATGTTCAAAGAGAGAAATTTTCAAGAGTTAGCACAGAAGAAAATTCAAGAACTAAGAAATAATGCTAAGATTACAATTAATTAA
- a CDS encoding uroporphyrinogen-III synthase, with the protein MRDIILVNSKPYDGVQTLILNEIEYRDMYDSLKELRKDYTALVFTSKHAIKSLQKAIEKYPQFEYLKIIPAYVIGESSARVLEKYQFNVEYIGKDSHGIGFASELIPLLQHKKVLYFRAKKIVSGLDEILSHAKIYVKQIIAYENKKSNITNLEKPSPKSILIFTAPSHYTSFVQQFAWDDSYIAIAIGLTTFSVFDAEIKAFVSPKQNIEGCIEFAKEVAQRLV; encoded by the coding sequence ATGCGTGACATTATTTTAGTAAATTCAAAGCCTTATGATGGGGTGCAAACACTCATACTTAATGAAATTGAGTATCGGGATATGTATGATTCCTTGAAAGAATTAAGAAAAGATTATACTGCGCTAGTTTTTACTTCTAAACATGCAATTAAATCATTACAAAAAGCTATTGAAAAATATCCTCAATTTGAATATCTCAAGATAATTCCTGCATATGTGATTGGAGAAAGTAGTGCGAGAGTTTTGGAAAAGTATCAATTTAATGTAGAGTATATTGGTAAAGATTCTCATGGTATTGGGTTTGCTAGTGAACTTATACCTTTATTGCAACATAAAAAGGTTTTGTATTTTAGGGCAAAGAAAATTGTTTCAGGTTTGGATGAGATTTTATCTCATGCAAAGATTTATGTAAAGCAAATTATTGCATATGAAAATAAAAAAAGTAATATAACAAACCTTGAAAAACCTTCACCAAAGTCTATTTTAATTTTTACCGCACCTAGCCATTATACTTCTTTTGTACAGCAGTTTGCTTGGGATGATAGCTATATTGCTATAGCTATAGGTTTGACAACTTTTAGTGTTTTTGATGCGGAAATTAAAGCATTTGTTAGTCCAAAGCAAAATATTGAGGGGTGTATAGAATTTGCAAAAGAAGTTGCTCAACGCTTGGTGTAG
- a CDS encoding undecaprenyl-diphosphate phosphatase, with the protein MDFFQAIVLGIVEGLTEFLPISSTGHMILAGHFLGVEQDSDFVKTFEISIQLGSILAVLFVLYHKLFRGLDIWLKLCVGFVPTGLIGFLAYKYIREFFTSQTVAVMLIIGGIIFLLVEYKQQKSQKIKKDDIAKITYKEAFVIGLCQCFAMIPGTSRSGATIIAGLLMGFSRTLAAEFSFMLAIPTMFAATGYDIYKNLNILDSQNLAILFVGGIVAFISALLSIKLFLRFVSRFSYISFGYYRILIGIIFLFYFWQVHA; encoded by the coding sequence ATGGATTTTTTTCAAGCAATAGTTTTAGGGATTGTAGAAGGATTGACAGAGTTTTTGCCAATTTCTTCTACAGGACATATGATTTTAGCAGGGCATTTTTTGGGAGTTGAGCAAGATAGTGATTTTGTAAAAACTTTTGAAATTTCCATACAATTGGGGTCGATTTTAGCAGTTTTATTTGTGCTTTACCATAAACTTTTTAGGGGTTTGGATATTTGGTTAAAACTTTGTGTCGGATTCGTGCCAACAGGGTTGATTGGGTTTTTAGCCTATAAGTATATTAGAGAATTTTTTACATCTCAAACTGTGGCAGTGATGCTTATTATTGGAGGAATTATTTTTTTATTAGTGGAGTATAAACAGCAAAAAAGTCAAAAAATAAAAAAAGATGATATTGCAAAAATTACTTATAAAGAAGCTTTTGTTATTGGACTTTGTCAGTGTTTTGCGATGATACCAGGAACCTCTAGAAGTGGAGCAACTATTATAGCTGGATTATTAATGGGGTTTTCTCGTACTTTGGCAGCAGAATTTTCTTTTATGCTTGCTATCCCTACAATGTTTGCAGCTACGGGTTATGATATTTATAAAAATTTAAATATTTTAGATTCTCAAAATTTAGCAATCCTTTTTGTAGGTGGTATAGTAGCTTTTATTTCAGCGTTATTGAGTATTAAATTATTTTTAAGATTTGTCAGCAGGTTTAGTTATATATCTTTTGGATATTATAGAATCTTGATTGGTATAATTTTTTTATTTTATTTTTGGCAAGTTCATGCGTGA
- a CDS encoding heavy metal translocating P-type ATPase, translated as MKKFYLKNLDCANCAEKILDALNELQSTKSATLNFPVNVLTIESDNIKEALQKIVELEPKVEITEELGEEKISHYKIFCILISFFVALAFLFFDFKILGYIFLALAYFVAIKNILLSAIGNIKARIFFDENVLMLSSSIAACFLDAYIEATAIIVFYALGEHLQNFAVFKSKDSLKILTRVLSKNIEVLDLQNKIIKKEISAVSVGEIIVVGAGSQIPLDGVIVEGEGYIDTQAINGESIPVLCRVGDEVLSGSFVLETSLKIRVTHTYDKSFMTKMQDLLENAIMQKTRVQHFITQFSQYYTPVVFIFAIAVCLIPYLLGYGDFKEWFYRALVVLMVSCPCALVLAIPLGYFIAIGRASKEGILIKDARIFEKILRIQMVIFDKTGTLTTGQLSIQEIKPQPAIKQEELLDLANLAMQRSTHLIAKSFAPPKKNFEIKSYKEVLGRGVVVCGENEEILAGNALLMQENNVFCEEVDRVGLVVHIAKNKKYQGYILLHDSLRDEAQEVVKNLKDLSQEVVVISGDNAKNVESITKTLSCKTFSQTLPQDKYEIIKEYQKEKRVLFVGDGLNDAPAIGVADVGVSMGVGGNDINKQNADILLLRDDLMGVVKIFLITKKMRKILWQNIGMIFGIKILLVLCGIFGMAEIWEAIFGDVGVSLLALLNAWRIFRI; from the coding sequence TTGAAAAAATTTTATTTAAAAAATCTTGATTGTGCAAATTGTGCAGAGAAAATTTTAGATGCACTAAATGAATTGCAAAGCACAAAATCTGCTACACTTAATTTTCCCGTTAATGTTTTAACAATTGAAAGTGATAATATAAAAGAAGCACTACAAAAGATTGTAGAACTTGAGCCAAAAGTAGAGATTACAGAAGAGCTAGGTGAGGAGAAAATATCGCATTATAAGATTTTTTGTATTTTGATCAGTTTTTTTGTTGCACTTGCTTTTTTATTTTTTGACTTCAAGATTCTTGGTTATATTTTTTTAGCATTGGCATATTTTGTCGCGATTAAAAATATTTTGTTAAGTGCGATAGGGAATATTAAAGCACGAATATTTTTTGATGAAAATGTTTTAATGCTAAGCTCAAGTATTGCAGCATGTTTTTTAGATGCATATATTGAAGCTACAGCAATAATTGTTTTTTATGCCTTGGGAGAACATTTGCAAAATTTTGCGGTTTTTAAATCTAAAGATTCTTTAAAGATTTTAACACGAGTTTTATCAAAAAATATTGAAGTATTAGATTTGCAAAATAAAATTATAAAGAAAGAAATTTCTGCAGTCAGTGTTGGGGAGATAATAGTTGTTGGTGCAGGAAGTCAGATTCCTTTGGATGGGGTGATTGTTGAAGGTGAAGGCTATATTGATACTCAGGCTATAAATGGTGAGAGTATTCCTGTTTTATGTAGAGTAGGAGATGAAGTTTTGAGTGGAAGTTTTGTATTAGAGACTTCTTTAAAAATTCGTGTAACGCATACTTATGATAAGAGTTTTATGACAAAAATGCAAGATCTTTTGGAAAATGCCATTATGCAAAAAACAAGAGTGCAACATTTTATCACGCAATTTTCACAATATTATACACCGGTGGTTTTTATTTTTGCAATAGCGGTATGTTTGATTCCGTATTTATTAGGATATGGGGATTTTAAAGAGTGGTTTTATCGTGCCTTGGTAGTTTTAATGGTGAGTTGTCCTTGTGCTTTAGTATTGGCAATTCCTTTGGGGTATTTTATTGCTATTGGTCGGGCAAGTAAAGAAGGGATTTTAATTAAAGATGCACGGATTTTTGAAAAAATTTTGCGCATACAGATGGTGATTTTTGATAAGACAGGGACGCTTACAACTGGTCAATTAAGTATTCAAGAAATTAAGCCACAGCCTGCTATAAAACAAGAAGAGTTACTTGATTTGGCAAATTTAGCCATGCAGAGATCCACACATTTGATTGCTAAAAGTTTTGCTCCACCAAAAAAGAATTTTGAAATTAAAAGTTATAAGGAAGTTTTGGGTAGAGGGGTTGTGGTTTGTGGTGAAAATGAAGAAATTTTGGCAGGAAATGCATTATTGATGCAAGAAAATAATGTATTTTGTGAGGAAGTTGATCGCGTGGGTTTGGTAGTGCATATAGCAAAAAATAAAAAGTATCAGGGATATATTTTGTTACACGATAGTTTGAGAGATGAAGCACAAGAGGTGGTAAAAAATCTCAAAGATTTGTCTCAGGAAGTAGTCGTAATTAGTGGAGACAATGCCAAAAATGTAGAATCTATTACAAAGACACTTTCTTGTAAGACTTTTTCACAGACTTTACCACAAGATAAGTATGAAATCATTAAAGAATATCAAAAAGAAAAACGAGTGCTTTTTGTGGGAGATGGGTTAAATGATGCACCTGCAATTGGCGTGGCAGATGTTGGGGTGAGTATGGGAGTTGGAGGAAATGATATCAATAAACAAAATGCGGATATTTTATTGCTTAGAGACGATTTGATGGGAGTGGTAAAGATTTTTTTAATTACTAAAAAGATGCGTAAGATTTTGTGGCAAAATATTGGTATGATTTTTGGAATTAAGATTCTTTTAGTATTGTGTGGAATCTTTGGGATGGCAGAGATTTGGGAGGCAATTTTTGGAGATGTTGGGGTAAGTTTATTAGCATTATTAAATGCGTGGAGAATTTTTAGGATTTAA
- a CDS encoding catalase family peroxidase, which translates to MKMKNIYLCIFAITIMFGGSVVAQEVTSDAIADIFYRLNGDPKNPKMKINHTKGFCASGVFIPSKDISKKINIPLLEQKKIKTLARFSLGGAVMDDRSKGRGLALRLEGDKETWTMVMLNSEINFARTPEEFFQFFSMKIPVDGKVDQAKIAKLTSEVESFRKFDEYMKNVGFTASVANTPYYSVHTFYFKDAKSGKMIAARWKFVPEDGVKYLSENDKKTKSKDYLLQEFNKQIKNKSINYKMYLVLANPQDATNDTTAIWSGKHEEVLVGVLNVNKYEGMECNQEVFFPSDIPQGVGAPVDPLFQIRNETYGVTFGRRQ; encoded by the coding sequence ATGAAAATGAAAAATATTTATTTATGTATTTTTGCAATTACAATTATGTTTGGAGGAAGCGTTGTTGCTCAAGAAGTAACCTCTGATGCAATTGCAGATATATTTTATCGATTAAATGGAGATCCTAAGAATCCAAAAATGAAAATTAATCATACAAAAGGTTTTTGTGCTTCGGGTGTTTTTATTCCAAGTAAAGATATTAGCAAAAAAATTAATATTCCTTTGTTGGAGCAAAAAAAAATTAAGACATTGGCTAGATTTTCTTTGGGTGGAGCAGTAATGGATGATAGAAGCAAGGGAAGAGGTTTGGCATTGAGACTTGAGGGTGATAAAGAGACCTGGACAATGGTAATGCTAAATTCTGAAATCAACTTCGCAAGAACCCCTGAAGAATTTTTTCAATTTTTTTCTATGAAGATTCCAGTAGATGGAAAAGTAGATCAAGCTAAGATCGCTAAGCTTACTAGCGAGGTAGAATCTTTTAGAAAATTTGATGAATACATGAAAAATGTTGGATTTACTGCAAGTGTAGCAAATACGCCTTATTATAGTGTTCATACTTTTTATTTTAAAGATGCAAAAAGTGGTAAAATGATTGCGGCAAGATGGAAGTTTGTGCCTGAAGATGGTGTAAAATATTTAAGTGAAAATGATAAAAAAACTAAAAGTAAAGACTATTTACTTCAAGAGTTTAATAAACAAATCAAAAATAAATCTATAAATTACAAAATGTATCTTGTTTTGGCAAATCCTCAAGATGCAACTAATGATACTACTGCAATTTGGAGTGGAAAGCATGAAGAAGTGTTGGTAGGTGTATTGAATGTCAATAAATATGAAGGCATGGAATGTAATCAAGAAGTTTTCTTCCCTTCAGATATTCCACAAGGAGTAGGTGCACCAGTTGATCCTTTATTTCAAATTAGGAATGAAACTTATGGTGTAACTTTTGGACGCAGGCAATAA